Proteins encoded in a region of the Plodia interpunctella isolate USDA-ARS_2022_Savannah chromosome 27, ilPloInte3.2, whole genome shotgun sequence genome:
- the LOC128681483 gene encoding uncharacterized protein LOC128681483 codes for MAAVLLAVAALVWQASAQIYNGPFLTQPLLQPLTPSSVSQIGPIVSFFSLTDGILPTITEIPSIVPDFNLPLSVLPARSCLLPTTSQIPLDIPDLPQPVTSSIITNPTPVISTTVVDNSVANSLANVLQLLIVSELLESSYAAPPASPFLSNFVPLYDAIGTIGTVVSPLDAIAPTIDVTTVSYSPVVDIPTVVTEVITSTPITPVVNSVIDVPIPTYAPVTEIVTPVTTYTQNVYAPVPEVVAPIPEAIAPVISTVTEVSSSITAPVADLYTSITDTISVTPVPYYAPTYVTEVTETVAPLQVSIAPTAPISYISDYYSGYADVITPVPITVPFAAELILPQSIPAQIVCNFGYSPVNVPVFNMNVEPLPGGYVF; via the exons atggcggcagttTTGCTCGCTGTGGCAGCTTTGGTGTGGCAG GCTTCGGCACAAATCTACAATGGACCTTTTTTGACTCAACCCCTACTTCAGCCTCTTACACCATCTTCTGTATCTCAAATTGGACCCATCGTATCGTTCTTCTCTCTAACCGACGGTATTTTACCTACTATAACAGAAATTCCTTCTATTGTACCTGATTTTAATCTACCTTTATCTGTACTTCCTGCTAGAAGTTGCCTTTTACCTACAACATCTCAAATTCCATTAGATATACCTGACTTACCTCAACCTGTGACTTCAAGCATCATAACGAACCCTACGCCTGTGATTTCTACAACAGTTGTTGATAATTCAGTAGCCAATTCTTTAGCAAATGTTCTTCAATTGTTAATAGTAAGTGAATTATTAGAATCATCTTACGCTGCACCGCCTGCATCACCATTTTTGTCCAATTTTGTACCCTTATATGATGCTATTGGGACTATAGGGACTGTAGTTTCTCCTTTAGACGCCATTGCACCTACTATAGATGTAACTACAGTAAGTTACAGTCCAGTAGTAGACATTCCAACTGTGGTTACTGAAGTTATCACATCTACTCCTATAACACCAGTAGTAAATAGTGTTATAGATGTACCTATACCTACATATGCTCCAGTAACCGAAATAGTAACACCAGTTACTACATACACTCAAAACGTATACGCTCCTGTCCCAGAAGTCGTAGCTCCAATTCCTGAAGCAATAGCTCCAGTAATATCAACGGTTACGGAAGTATCTTCATCTATAACTGCCCCTGTTGCAGATCTTTATACATCAATCACAGATACTATATCCGTAACTCCAGTTCCGTATTATGCTCCAACATATGTTACAGAGGTGACAGAAACCGTAGCTCCGTTACAAGTATCAATAGCTCCTACTGCACCAATATCCTATATATCAGATTACTACTCAGGTTATGCTGATGTCATAACACCTGTGCCTATAACAGTGCCTTTTGCAGCAGAATTGATTTTGCCTCAGTCAATTCCTGCTCAAATTGTGTGCAACTTCGGCTATTCTCCAGTTAATGTCCCTGTTTTTAACATGAATGTAGAACCACTGCCTGGTGGCTAcgttttttga